In Rutidosis leptorrhynchoides isolate AG116_Rl617_1_P2 chromosome 2, CSIRO_AGI_Rlap_v1, whole genome shotgun sequence, one genomic interval encodes:
- the LOC139894402 gene encoding uncharacterized protein: MQLMGLRGSCLKEMNQKTFRPKKSAPSGSKGAQLRKHIDATLGSGNLQEAVRLLPGEDINEWLAVNRGDFMKGQAGAAAPSGFAIFCVNFLDISTLLRWIFFALKPTYYAQKPSNFAQKSSNFAPKPSNFAQNLHFLAPKPPFFVTKPPYFAQKICYGFTFFLLLSVKKNPGTAINISFSLFCV; this comes from the exons ATGCAACTTATGGGGTTAAGAGGAAGTTGCTTGAAAGAAAT GAATCAGAAGACATTTCGTCCCAAAAAAAGTGCACCCTCAGGAAGTAAG GGTGCACAACTAAGGAAACACATCGACGCTACTTTGGGTAGCGGAAACTTGCAAGAAGCCGTTAGACTTCTGCCCGGGGAGGATATAAATGAATGGCTTGCTGTCAACAGGGGTGATTTTATGAAGGGACAAGCGGGGgcagccgcccccagtggatttgcaattttctgTGTAAATTTTTTGGATATTTCGACTTTGCTTCGGTGGATTTTTTTTGCCTTAAAACCTACATATTatgcccaaaaaccttcaaattttgcccaaaaatcttcaaattttgcccccaaaccttcaaattttgcccaaaacctccattttttagccccaaaacctccattttttgtcacaaaacctccatattttgcccaaaaaatttgCTACGGTTTTACATTTTTTTTGTTGCTCTCAGTGAAGAAAAATCCTGGTACCGCCATCAACATCTCCTTCTCTCTTTTTTGTGTGTGA